A DNA window from Stutzerimonas stutzeri contains the following coding sequences:
- a CDS encoding DUF3079 domain-containing protein, producing the protein MAKKFPLEPSHPERVCWGCDRYCPATSMACGNGAGRTQHPAEMFGEDWYLDECWGIDPELIAKTRKESST; encoded by the coding sequence ATGGCCAAGAAATTTCCCCTCGAACCTTCCCACCCCGAACGTGTGTGCTGGGGCTGCGACCGCTATTGCCCGGCCACTTCGATGGCCTGTGGCAACGGCGCGGGCCGCACTCAGCATCCGGCGGAAATGTTCGGTGAGGACTGGTATCTGGACGAATGCTGGGGCATCGACCCGGAACTGATCGCCAAGACCCGCAAGGAGTCGTCGACCTGA
- a CDS encoding dicarboxylate/amino acid:cation symporter — MPSLNLQILIAACLGVAIGWLTGTLPTDAPVREGVLYASTLAGSIFIGLLKMVLIPLIFTSIVVGVANLQAHRQVHRVWGGALAYFTLTTGAAMLVALVAANIFKPGAGLSLDLFADAMNDFEARQLTLPEFFLHFFANLFQNPFAALANGSILAVVVFAMFIGVALVAGGERYRNILVVLQEFLELMMRIISWIMRLAPLGILALLIKLVAEQDVALLSAVGGFIALVFATTLFHGIVVLPGILFLTTGKSPLWFFRGTREALITAFATSSSAATLPISLRCAEDNLKVRPGIAGFVLPLGATMNMDGTALYEAAAALFVANLMGIELSLAQQAVVFFTAMIASTGAPGIPSAGMVTMVMVLQAVGLPAEAVAILLPIDRLLDTVRTAVNVEGDIIGSVVVQRFADRA, encoded by the coding sequence TTGCCCAGTCTCAATCTGCAGATTCTTATCGCGGCCTGCCTGGGCGTCGCCATCGGCTGGCTGACCGGCACGCTGCCGACCGATGCGCCCGTTCGTGAAGGCGTGCTCTATGCCAGCACCCTGGCCGGCAGCATCTTCATCGGCCTGCTGAAGATGGTGCTGATTCCGCTGATCTTCACCTCCATCGTGGTCGGCGTGGCCAACCTGCAGGCACATCGGCAGGTGCATCGGGTCTGGGGTGGTGCGCTGGCTTACTTCACCCTCACCACCGGCGCCGCGATGCTGGTGGCGCTGGTCGCAGCGAATATCTTCAAGCCCGGCGCTGGGCTGTCGCTGGACCTGTTCGCCGATGCGATGAACGACTTCGAGGCACGCCAGCTGACGTTGCCGGAGTTCTTCCTGCACTTTTTCGCCAACCTGTTCCAGAATCCCTTCGCCGCGCTGGCCAACGGCAGCATCCTCGCCGTCGTGGTGTTTGCCATGTTCATCGGCGTGGCGCTGGTGGCCGGCGGCGAGCGCTACCGCAATATCCTCGTGGTGCTGCAGGAATTCCTCGAACTGATGATGCGCATCATCAGCTGGATCATGCGCCTGGCGCCGCTGGGCATCCTCGCGCTACTGATCAAGCTGGTGGCCGAGCAGGACGTAGCACTGCTCAGCGCCGTCGGTGGTTTCATCGCGCTGGTGTTCGCCACCACGCTGTTCCACGGCATCGTGGTGCTGCCAGGCATTCTCTTCCTCACGACCGGCAAGTCGCCGCTGTGGTTTTTCCGTGGAACCCGCGAGGCGCTGATCACGGCGTTTGCCACCAGCTCCAGTGCGGCGACATTGCCGATCTCCCTGCGTTGCGCGGAGGACAACCTCAAGGTGCGCCCGGGCATCGCCGGCTTCGTGCTGCCGCTGGGCGCGACCATGAACATGGACGGCACCGCGCTCTACGAAGCCGCGGCTGCGCTGTTCGTCGCCAATCTGATGGGTATCGAACTGAGCCTGGCGCAGCAGGCGGTGGTGTTCTTCACCGCGATGATCGCCTCGACTGGCGCGCCGGGGATTCCCAGTGCGGGCATGGTGACCATGGTGATGGTGCTGCAGGCGGTCGGCCTGCCGGCTGAAGCGGTGGCGATCCTGCTGCCGATCGACCGCTTGCTGGACACAGTGCGCACGGCGGTCAACGTCGAGGGCGACATCATCGGCAGTGTGGTGGTGCAGCGTTTCGCCGATCGCGCCTAG
- a CDS encoding SIMPL domain-containing protein, translated as MVTARIGFLPAVLIAAAVAFAGWSVGQGVERFRMADRTVTVKGLAEMDVKSDFAVWTLGFRRGGNQFAEVQQGLSEDRQRVLAFLREQGFTDEEIEVRPLQVQDLLAREWASRDVALRFNGQGQVVVKSERVDAVGTAANAIDPLIMAGVQLDTEMNGFAGPRYQLRGFNELKPQLLEAATSNAREQATRFADDAGATLGRLKNANQGVIRVIDDDGSDMDSGRTVGKRLRVVSTFEYTLD; from the coding sequence GTGGTTACAGCTCGAATTGGATTTCTGCCAGCGGTGTTGATCGCCGCCGCGGTGGCGTTTGCCGGCTGGTCGGTAGGGCAGGGGGTGGAGCGTTTTCGCATGGCCGACCGCACGGTGACGGTCAAGGGCCTGGCTGAGATGGACGTCAAAAGCGACTTCGCGGTATGGACGCTGGGTTTTCGTCGCGGCGGCAATCAGTTTGCCGAGGTGCAGCAAGGTTTGAGCGAGGATCGGCAACGGGTGCTGGCGTTCCTGCGTGAGCAGGGCTTCACCGATGAGGAAATCGAAGTGCGGCCGTTGCAGGTGCAGGATCTGCTGGCGCGCGAATGGGCCTCGCGTGATGTGGCACTGCGTTTCAACGGCCAAGGCCAGGTCGTGGTCAAGTCCGAGCGCGTCGATGCGGTGGGCACGGCGGCCAATGCCATCGATCCGCTGATCATGGCTGGCGTGCAGCTGGATACCGAGATGAACGGCTTCGCCGGGCCGCGCTACCAGCTGCGCGGCTTCAACGAACTGAAGCCTCAACTGTTGGAAGCGGCCACCAGCAATGCCCGTGAGCAGGCGACTCGTTTTGCCGATGATGCCGGCGCTACGCTTGGGCGGCTGAAGAATGCCAATCAGGGCGTGATTCGGGTGATCGATGACGATGGCAGCGATATGGATAGTGGGCGGACCGTGGGGAAACGGCTGCGGGTGGTGAGTACGTTTGAGTACACGTTGGATTGA
- a CDS encoding Fic family protein, translating into MNDPLWVWQQPNWPHFNWQADALAPLLRTCSQAQGRLLGMLGAVGSDTEVQSNLDAMLQNIVTSSAIEGEQLDAGSVRSSLARRLGLSEEGRITSRSEGLAELLLDATRAYQQPLDLQRLFTWHGWLFPSDDHLLARPLRIGMLRGEEPMQVVSGRLDRPTVHFEAPPRAGLEEQLDDFLAWFESSRSDAGLDPFLRAGIAHFWFVTLHPFDDGNGRLTRAITDLALAQGEQQAIRFYAMSASILDDRAGYYRILEASQRGTLDITAWLQWFLATLFKSLEQALARIDRVLVKARFWQAHRSQTLSAEQIKVLNRLLDGGERGFENGISAAQYQAVAKVSKATATRHLSDLVDKGCLARLPGGGRSTRYQIQHSANA; encoded by the coding sequence ATGAATGACCCGCTCTGGGTCTGGCAGCAGCCCAACTGGCCGCACTTCAATTGGCAGGCAGACGCACTTGCCCCGCTGCTGCGTACCTGCAGTCAGGCTCAGGGTCGCCTACTCGGGATGCTCGGTGCCGTTGGCAGTGATACAGAGGTGCAGAGCAACCTGGATGCCATGCTGCAGAACATCGTCACCTCATCAGCCATCGAGGGTGAGCAGCTGGATGCCGGCTCCGTGCGTTCGTCACTGGCGCGGCGCCTGGGGCTGAGCGAAGAAGGCCGCATCACCTCGCGTTCCGAAGGCCTGGCGGAACTGCTGCTCGATGCCACCCGCGCGTATCAGCAGCCGCTCGATCTGCAGCGGCTGTTCACCTGGCATGGCTGGCTGTTCCCCAGTGATGACCACCTGCTGGCCCGCCCGTTACGCATTGGCATGCTGCGCGGCGAAGAGCCCATGCAGGTAGTTTCCGGGAGACTCGACCGCCCTACCGTGCATTTCGAAGCGCCACCCCGCGCCGGGCTGGAAGAACAACTGGACGACTTCCTTGCCTGGTTCGAGAGCAGCCGCAGCGATGCAGGCCTCGACCCATTTCTACGAGCCGGCATTGCGCACTTCTGGTTCGTCACCCTGCACCCCTTCGACGACGGCAACGGCCGCCTTACGCGCGCCATCACCGACTTGGCCCTTGCGCAGGGAGAACAGCAGGCCATCCGCTTTTACGCCATGTCGGCGAGCATCCTCGATGACCGCGCCGGCTATTATCGCATTCTCGAAGCCAGCCAGAGAGGCACGCTGGATATCACCGCCTGGTTGCAATGGTTCCTTGCCACGCTGTTCAAGAGCCTGGAGCAGGCCCTTGCGCGCATCGACCGCGTGCTGGTCAAGGCACGCTTCTGGCAGGCTCACCGCAGCCAAACCCTGTCTGCCGAGCAGATCAAAGTGCTTAACCGCCTGCTCGATGGTGGCGAGAGAGGTTTCGAGAACGGCATCAGCGCCGCGCAATACCAGGCTGTGGCCAAGGTCTCGAAAGCCACCGCCACGCGCCATCTGAGCGATCTTGTCGACAAGGGCTGCCTTGCCCGGTTGCCTGGCGGCGGGCGCAGCACGCGCTACCAGATACAGCACTCGGCAAACGCTTGA
- a CDS encoding ABC transporter permease encodes MDMDLLTNIFYAMIRTGTPLLLVALGELVCEKSGVLNLGQEGMMLFGAVIGFIVAFASGNLWLGVLFACLAGVLLSLLFAMVALGFNANQVATGLALTIFGVGLSSFVGASWVGKPLAGFEPIAIPLLSEIPLIGRMLFAQDLLVYLSFGLFALVAWVLLKSRIGLIIQAVGENPNAASAMGLPVLRVRTLAVMFGGAMAGLAGGYMSLAYTPMWAENMTAGRGWIALALVVFASWRVSRVLLGAYLFGLASILHLVAQGLGLAIPGNLLAMLPYVATILVLVLLSRDAIRTRLYAPVSLGQPWQPGH; translated from the coding sequence ATGGACATGGATCTGCTGACCAATATCTTCTACGCCATGATCCGCACCGGCACGCCGCTGCTGCTGGTCGCCCTCGGCGAGCTGGTATGCGAAAAGAGCGGCGTACTCAACCTCGGCCAGGAAGGCATGATGCTGTTCGGCGCGGTGATCGGCTTCATCGTCGCCTTCGCCAGCGGCAACCTCTGGCTAGGCGTGCTGTTCGCCTGCCTGGCCGGCGTACTGCTCTCGCTGCTGTTCGCCATGGTGGCGCTGGGCTTCAACGCCAATCAGGTAGCCACCGGTCTGGCGCTGACCATCTTCGGCGTCGGCCTGTCGTCCTTCGTCGGCGCCAGCTGGGTCGGCAAGCCGCTGGCCGGCTTCGAACCCATCGCCATTCCGCTGCTCAGCGAGATCCCGCTGATCGGCCGCATGCTGTTCGCCCAGGACCTGCTGGTCTATCTGTCCTTCGGGCTGTTCGCGCTGGTCGCCTGGGTGCTGCTTAAAAGCCGCATCGGCCTGATCATCCAGGCCGTCGGCGAGAACCCCAACGCCGCCAGCGCCATGGGCCTGCCGGTGCTGCGCGTAAGGACGCTAGCGGTGATGTTTGGTGGTGCCATGGCCGGCCTCGCCGGTGGTTACATGTCGCTGGCGTACACGCCGATGTGGGCGGAAAACATGACCGCCGGGCGCGGTTGGATCGCCCTGGCGCTGGTGGTCTTCGCCAGCTGGCGGGTCTCCCGCGTGTTGCTTGGCGCCTATCTGTTCGGCCTGGCCAGCATCCTCCACCTGGTGGCCCAAGGGCTAGGCCTGGCGATCCCCGGCAACCTGCTGGCGATGCTGCCGTATGTGGCGACCATTCTGGTGCTGGTGCTGTTGTCACGGGATGCGATCCGCACGCGGTTGTACGCGCCGGTGTCGCTGGGACAGCCTTGGCAGCCGGGGCATTGA
- a CDS encoding ABC transporter permease has translation MLLSLQPRGEASRAMLWFSPLLAALLTLLSGALLFALLGHPPLETLKVLLIDPLGDLYGVSELLVKALPILLCALGLAVVYNARIWNIGAEGQLLIGALAGSALAVNIIDWDSRWALALTLLAGTLGGAAWAGLCAWLKTAFNANEILTSIMLNYIALNLLLFAVHGPLKDPEGFNFPESAMFGDASRLPELIDGLRVHGGFYFALLALVVVWVLLQKSFLGFQIKVLGLDKRAAGLVGFRDKKLVWIALLISGGLAGLAGVAEVTGPIGQLVPQVSPGYGYAAITVAFLGRLNPIGIVFASLLMALLYLGGENAQMAANLPQSITQLFQGMVLFFLLACDVLILYRPRLKLWARKPAPLSAQEEPAT, from the coding sequence ATGCTGTTATCCCTGCAACCCCGCGGCGAAGCCTCACGGGCCATGCTCTGGTTCTCGCCATTGCTGGCCGCGCTGCTGACGTTGCTGAGCGGCGCCCTGCTGTTCGCCCTGCTCGGCCATCCACCGCTGGAAACCCTCAAGGTGCTGCTGATCGACCCGCTCGGCGACCTCTACGGCGTCTCCGAACTGCTGGTCAAGGCGCTGCCGATCCTGCTTTGCGCCCTGGGCCTGGCGGTGGTCTACAACGCGCGTATCTGGAACATCGGTGCCGAAGGCCAGCTGCTCATCGGCGCCCTGGCTGGCAGTGCGCTGGCAGTCAACATCATCGACTGGGATTCGCGCTGGGCATTGGCGCTGACCCTGCTGGCGGGCACCCTCGGCGGCGCCGCCTGGGCCGGGCTCTGCGCCTGGTTGAAAACGGCCTTCAATGCCAACGAAATCCTCACCAGCATCATGCTCAACTACATCGCACTGAACCTGTTGCTGTTCGCCGTGCACGGTCCGTTGAAGGACCCGGAAGGCTTCAACTTCCCCGAGTCGGCGATGTTCGGTGATGCCAGCCGGCTGCCCGAGCTGATCGACGGTCTGCGTGTGCACGGCGGCTTCTATTTCGCCCTGCTGGCGCTGGTGGTGGTCTGGGTACTGCTGCAGAAAAGCTTTCTCGGCTTCCAGATCAAGGTGCTCGGCCTGGACAAGCGCGCCGCCGGCTTAGTTGGTTTTCGCGACAAGAAACTGGTGTGGATCGCCCTGCTGATCAGCGGCGGCCTGGCCGGGCTGGCCGGCGTCGCCGAAGTCACCGGACCTATTGGCCAGCTGGTGCCGCAAGTGTCGCCTGGCTATGGCTACGCGGCGATCACCGTGGCCTTTCTCGGTCGCCTCAACCCCATCGGCATCGTCTTCGCCAGCCTGCTGATGGCGCTGCTCTACCTCGGCGGCGAGAACGCGCAGATGGCGGCCAACCTGCCGCAGTCCATCACCCAGCTGTTCCAGGGCATGGTGCTGTTCTTCCTGCTCGCCTGCGACGTGCTGATCCTTTATCGGCCGCGGCTGAAGCTGTGGGCGCGCAAGCCCGCCCCGCTCAGCGCCCAAGAGGAGCCGGCCACATGA
- a CDS encoding ABC transporter ATP-binding protein, translating into MPESQTARLQLCGITKQYPGCLANDRIDLSIQPGEIHALLGENGAGKSTLMKIIYGVTQPDAGEIHWQGERVTMRDPAQARERGIGMVFQHFSLFETLSVAENIALALGAKAGTPKQLEPKIREVSQRYGMPLEPQRLVHSLSIGERQRVEIIRCLMQDIRLLILDEPTSVLTPQEADELFVTLRRLAAEGCSILFISHKLNEVRALCQSATVLRGGRVSGECVPAECSDLELARLMVGDAEGLEAEYPKSEGRAPFLRVERLSWHNADPFGVSLEEVDLEVRAGEIVGIAGVAGNGQDELLALLSGEQRLPAAQAMRIRFLGDDVAHLRPDARRRHGMAFVPAERLGHGAVPSMSLADNGLLTAYQQTGMVEQGMIRRAKVRAFAEQVIQRFAVKTPDAQTPAASLSGGNLQKFILGREILQQPKLLIAAHPTWGVDVGAAAAIHRALIELRDAGAAILVISEDLEELFQISDRIAALSDGRLSPQRATASTCPVEVGRWMAGQFDTSDTPVSTSAA; encoded by the coding sequence ATGCCCGAATCCCAGACCGCGCGCCTTCAGCTCTGCGGCATTACCAAACAGTACCCAGGCTGCCTGGCCAACGACCGTATCGACCTGTCGATCCAGCCGGGCGAGATCCACGCCCTGCTCGGCGAGAACGGCGCCGGCAAGAGCACCCTGATGAAGATCATCTACGGCGTGACCCAGCCGGACGCCGGCGAAATCCACTGGCAGGGCGAACGGGTGACCATGCGCGATCCGGCCCAGGCCCGCGAACGCGGCATCGGCATGGTGTTCCAGCACTTCTCGCTGTTCGAGACGCTCTCTGTGGCGGAGAACATCGCCCTGGCGCTGGGCGCCAAGGCCGGTACGCCAAAGCAGCTGGAGCCGAAGATCCGCGAGGTCTCGCAGCGCTACGGCATGCCGCTGGAGCCACAACGGCTGGTGCACAGCCTGTCCATCGGCGAGCGCCAGCGGGTGGAGATCATCCGTTGCCTGATGCAGGACATCCGCCTGCTGATTCTCGACGAACCGACCTCGGTGCTTACCCCGCAGGAGGCCGACGAGCTGTTCGTCACCCTGCGCCGGCTGGCAGCCGAGGGCTGCAGCATCCTGTTCATCAGCCACAAGCTCAATGAAGTGCGCGCGCTGTGCCAGAGCGCCACGGTGCTGCGCGGCGGCCGGGTGTCCGGCGAGTGTGTGCCGGCAGAATGTTCGGACCTCGAACTGGCACGGCTGATGGTCGGCGATGCCGAGGGGCTGGAAGCCGAGTACCCGAAGAGCGAGGGCCGTGCGCCGTTCCTGCGTGTCGAGCGACTGTCCTGGCACAACGCCGACCCGTTCGGCGTTTCCCTCGAAGAAGTGGATCTGGAAGTACGCGCCGGCGAGATCGTCGGCATCGCCGGGGTCGCCGGCAACGGCCAGGACGAACTGCTCGCCCTGCTCAGCGGCGAACAGCGCCTGCCCGCTGCGCAGGCCATGCGTATCCGTTTTCTCGGTGACGATGTCGCCCATCTGCGCCCCGATGCCCGCCGCCGCCATGGCATGGCCTTCGTGCCGGCCGAACGCCTCGGTCACGGCGCGGTGCCGAGCATGAGCCTGGCCGACAACGGCCTGCTCACCGCCTATCAGCAGACCGGCATGGTCGAGCAGGGCATGATCCGCCGGGCCAAGGTCCGTGCTTTCGCCGAGCAGGTCATCCAGCGTTTCGCGGTAAAGACGCCCGATGCACAAACCCCGGCGGCAAGCCTGTCCGGCGGCAACCTGCAGAAATTCATCCTCGGTCGCGAGATCCTGCAGCAGCCGAAGCTGTTGATCGCCGCGCACCCGACCTGGGGCGTGGACGTCGGCGCGGCGGCGGCCATCCATCGTGCGCTGATCGAACTGCGCGATGCCGGTGCGGCGATCTTGGTGATCTCCGAAGACCTCGAAGAGCTGTTCCAGATCAGCGACCGCATCGCCGCCCTGAGCGACGGCCGCCTTTCGCCACAGCGCGCCACCGCCAGCACCTGCCCGGTCGAAGTCGGCCGCTGGATGGCCGGCCAGTTCGATACCAGCGACACCCCCGTTTCCACCTCTGCCGCCTGA
- a CDS encoding AraC family transcriptional regulator produces the protein MNQMDLHSAEETIAQRAALARFIDGIVSDDGMHPTAIDDLYLIRCSAPSELVHGLHKPALCIIVQGSKEVRLADELYTYDALHYLVVSVTVPVAGRVLEASSGEPYLCIRLDIDPAMVATLVAEGGPLGQPVEGPARGVYLDRIDAPLLDATLRLVRLLASPQDIPVLAPLAMREIFYRLLCGRQGRHLHDIAVRDSQGHRVTRAIEWLNRNYVEPLRIDELAQRVNLSSSTLHHRFKALTAMSPLQYQKQLRLQEARRLLIAEGLDVSSAGYRVGYESPSQFSREYSRLFGASPVKDIARLRSTA, from the coding sequence ATGAACCAGATGGACCTTCATTCCGCCGAGGAAACGATTGCCCAGCGCGCCGCCCTGGCGCGATTCATCGATGGCATCGTCAGCGACGACGGCATGCATCCCACCGCTATTGATGACCTTTACCTGATCCGCTGCAGTGCCCCCAGCGAGCTGGTGCACGGGCTGCACAAACCGGCGCTGTGCATCATTGTGCAGGGCAGCAAGGAGGTACGCCTGGCCGACGAGCTCTACACCTACGATGCGCTGCATTATCTGGTGGTGTCGGTCACTGTGCCGGTGGCTGGCCGTGTGCTGGAAGCTTCGTCTGGTGAGCCTTACCTGTGCATCCGCCTGGACATCGATCCGGCAATGGTCGCCACGCTGGTGGCCGAGGGCGGGCCGTTGGGCCAGCCCGTCGAAGGGCCGGCGCGCGGGGTCTACCTGGACCGCATCGATGCGCCGCTGCTCGACGCCACCTTGCGTCTGGTGCGACTACTCGCCAGCCCGCAGGACATTCCCGTGCTGGCGCCGCTGGCCATGCGCGAGATCTTCTACCGTCTGCTTTGCGGTCGCCAGGGCCGCCATCTGCACGATATCGCGGTACGCGACAGCCAGGGCCATCGCGTCACCCGCGCCATCGAATGGCTGAACCGCAACTACGTCGAACCGCTGCGCATCGACGAACTGGCACAGCGGGTCAACCTCAGCAGCTCGACGCTGCATCACCGCTTCAAGGCGCTGACGGCCATGAGCCCGCTGCAGTACCAGAAGCAGTTACGTCTGCAGGAGGCCCGGCGGCTGCTGATCGCCGAGGGGCTCGACGTCTCCAGCGCCGGCTACCGGGTTGGCTACGAAAGCCCCTCGCAATTCAGCCGCGAGTACAGCCGGCTGTTCGGCGCCTCGCCGGTGAAGGATATTGCGCGGCTGCGCAGCACCGCTTGA
- a CDS encoding carboxymuconolactone decarboxylase family protein — MTLRTSNTLAAACVAVLGSLTFASLDAVGNERHERGIEVMDHLSGGAGQPVLEALREDYPFLADGITQYALGDVWGRSELDDRTRQLAVIAAFAAQGNLQYMKVHAGYALRLGVTREELKEVVYLTTVTAGFPRAIDAAQALREVPDPVAR; from the coding sequence ATGACCCTTCGAACCAGCAATACCCTGGCCGCGGCCTGCGTGGCCGTGCTCGGCTCGCTGACCTTCGCCTCGCTGGATGCCGTCGGCAACGAGCGGCACGAACGTGGCATCGAGGTGATGGATCACCTGTCCGGCGGTGCCGGGCAACCGGTGCTCGAAGCGCTGCGCGAGGACTATCCCTTTCTCGCCGATGGCATCACCCAGTACGCATTGGGTGATGTCTGGGGACGCAGCGAGCTGGATGATCGCACCCGTCAGCTGGCCGTAATCGCCGCCTTCGCCGCCCAAGGCAATCTGCAGTACATGAAGGTCCACGCCGGCTACGCGTTGCGCCTGGGCGTCACCCGTGAGGAGCTGAAGGAGGTGGTGTACCTGACGACCGTGACCGCCGGCTTCCCGCGCGCCATCGACGCCGCCCAGGCATTGCGCGAGGTGCCGGACCCGGTCGCGCGCTGA
- a CDS encoding SDR family oxidoreductase: MSNINGKIVLITGASSGIGEATARLLAAQGATVVLGARRLERLEKLVAEIDESGVIAACRALDVTSREDTQAFVDFAERRFGRVDVIVNNAGVMPLSPLDALKVDEWYRMIDVNIRGVLHGIAAGLPLMQRQRSGQFVNIASIGAYAVSPTAAVYCATKYAVRAISEGLRQEVGGDIRVTLVSPGVTESELAESISDDTARATMNDFRRIAIPAEAIARAIAYAIDQPADVDVSELVVRPTASPY; this comes from the coding sequence ATGTCGAACATCAACGGAAAAATCGTACTCATCACCGGCGCCAGCAGTGGCATCGGCGAAGCCACGGCGCGCCTGCTGGCGGCCCAGGGCGCAACGGTAGTGCTGGGCGCACGACGCCTTGAACGGCTGGAAAAGCTGGTCGCCGAGATCGACGAAAGCGGTGTTATCGCCGCCTGCCGTGCGCTGGACGTCACCAGCCGCGAGGACACCCAGGCCTTCGTCGACTTCGCCGAACGGCGCTTCGGCCGCGTTGATGTGATCGTCAACAACGCCGGAGTGATGCCGCTGTCCCCGCTCGACGCGCTGAAGGTCGACGAGTGGTACCGGATGATCGACGTGAACATCCGCGGCGTGCTGCACGGCATCGCTGCCGGTCTGCCACTGATGCAGCGCCAGCGCTCGGGGCAATTCGTCAACATCGCCTCCATTGGCGCCTACGCGGTGAGCCCGACCGCAGCGGTGTACTGCGCCACCAAGTACGCAGTGCGCGCCATTTCCGAAGGCCTGCGCCAGGAGGTCGGTGGCGATATCCGCGTGACTCTGGTTTCGCCCGGCGTCACCGAATCGGAGCTGGCCGAGAGCATCTCCGACGACACCGCGCGCGCAACCATGAACGACTTCCGCCGTATTGCCATTCCGGCCGAAGCCATCGCCCGCGCCATTGCCTATGCCATCGACCAGCCGGCCGATGTCGATGTCAGCGAGCTGGTGGTGCGCCCTACCGCCAGCCCCTATTGA
- a CDS encoding nucleoside deaminase, translated as MPLDDLALLRKSFDVARRALENGTHPFGAILVGPDGEVLLEQGNAYMPDHDMTGHAERVLMTRASTRYTPEFLSRCTMYTSAEPCAMCAGAAYWVGLGRVVYGLSERSLKDITGNHPENPTLDLPCRIVFEAGQRKVEVVGPLLEDEAAALHEGIW; from the coding sequence ATGCCCCTAGACGATCTCGCTCTGCTGCGCAAAAGCTTCGACGTCGCCCGCCGCGCGCTGGAAAACGGCACCCATCCGTTCGGCGCCATCCTGGTCGGGCCGGACGGTGAAGTGCTGCTGGAACAGGGCAACGCCTACATGCCCGACCACGACATGACCGGCCACGCCGAGCGTGTACTGATGACCCGCGCCTCGACCCGCTACACACCGGAATTTCTCTCGCGCTGCACCATGTACACCTCCGCCGAGCCCTGCGCCATGTGCGCCGGCGCTGCTTACTGGGTTGGCCTGGGTCGCGTGGTCTACGGCCTTTCCGAGCGCAGCCTGAAAGACATCACCGGCAACCATCCGGAGAACCCGACACTGGACCTGCCTTGCCGCATCGTTTTCGAAGCCGGCCAGCGCAAGGTCGAAGTCGTCGGCCCGCTGTTGGAAGATGAAGCCGCCGCGCTGCACGAAGGCATCTGGTAG
- a CDS encoding ABC transporter permease, with translation MPPIKPKALRLRTQADRFAPWLALLVLLLVWEAACRLLKLPSFVLPSPSAIFAATQKVGLGTWAEHIFATLRVTLMGYGLSILIGIPLAIALASSRVMSRTLYPLLVIVQSTPIVAVAPIIVVVMGAGDLPRVFITFLIAFFPIVVSCVTGLLATPEELVELSRSLGASKAREYRNIRLPYAIPHLFSALRISITLAVIGAVVAEFVAAEKGLGYFINFSTSMFQVPQAFAALMMLVVISLVLFHLIGLLQKVFFPWSLPKGGH, from the coding sequence ATGCCGCCCATTAAGCCCAAGGCGCTGCGTCTGAGGACCCAGGCCGACCGCTTCGCGCCCTGGCTCGCTCTGCTCGTTCTGTTGCTGGTCTGGGAAGCGGCCTGCCGCTTACTCAAGCTGCCGAGCTTCGTGTTGCCCTCACCCAGCGCCATCTTCGCGGCGACGCAGAAGGTCGGTCTTGGCACCTGGGCCGAGCATATTTTCGCCACCCTGCGGGTGACGCTGATGGGTTACGGCCTGTCGATTCTGATCGGCATCCCGCTGGCCATCGCCCTGGCCTCTTCGCGAGTGATGTCGCGCACGCTGTATCCGCTACTGGTGATCGTGCAGTCCACGCCCATCGTTGCGGTAGCACCGATCATCGTGGTGGTGATGGGCGCTGGCGATCTGCCACGGGTGTTCATCACCTTCCTCATCGCTTTCTTCCCCATCGTGGTGTCCTGCGTGACTGGCTTGCTGGCGACACCGGAGGAGCTGGTGGAGCTGTCGCGCTCGCTTGGCGCTTCCAAAGCCCGTGAGTACCGCAACATCCGTCTGCCCTATGCGATTCCGCACCTGTTCTCGGCGCTGCGCATTTCCATCACCCTGGCAGTGATCGGCGCGGTGGTGGCCGAGTTTGTCGCTGCTGAAAAAGGCCTGGGCTACTTCATCAACTTTTCCACCTCGATGTTTCAGGTGCCTCAGGCCTTCGCAGCGCTGATGATGCTCGTGGTAATCAGCCTGGTGCTGTTCCACCTGATCGGGCTGCTGCAGAAGGTCTTCTTTCCCTGGAGCCTGCCCAAGGGTGGACATTGA